One genomic window of Sphingobacterium oryzagri includes the following:
- a CDS encoding BNR repeat-containing protein, whose protein sequence is MIRYIDNMRWVHWLLSLCAFLPLLVNAQRQQDIAEIAVGPGWAKNTVNTAVFRKNSLVSNDSLQFIAYYDDGGYLVLGKRRLTGNDWQLKRTAYQGNAKDAHNVISIMLDGAGYLHVAWDHHNGRLRYARSTTPGSLELSPELAMIGRDERAVTYPEFFRMPNGNLLFFYRDGGSGSGNLVINNYDLNRMAWSRVHTNLINGEGKRNAYWQAYVDDQGTVHVSWVWRESPDVASNHDMAYACSKDAGVTWQNTQGVAYALPITAATAEYAMRIPEKSELINQTGMSADERGNPFIATYWRSAGTTIPQYKIIYFADGKWNTRSLDFRSSSFSLSGHGTKEIPISRPQLLVKGHGNRAAVCVLFRDKERGSFASVVQLKHINAKKYSLLDISKQSLGSWEPSYDTELWRRKKQLALFVQQTEQKDGEGLLEVPPTAVRVIQWTPKF, encoded by the coding sequence ATGATACGCTATATAGATAACATGCGTTGGGTTCACTGGTTATTAAGCTTATGTGCTTTTTTACCGCTGTTGGTTAACGCACAACGACAACAAGATATTGCTGAAATTGCCGTCGGCCCGGGCTGGGCAAAAAATACGGTAAACACGGCTGTGTTCCGAAAAAATTCTTTAGTAAGTAATGACTCCTTACAATTTATCGCGTATTACGATGATGGCGGATACTTGGTGTTGGGCAAGCGACGACTAACCGGGAACGACTGGCAGCTGAAGCGTACAGCGTACCAAGGTAATGCGAAGGATGCACATAATGTAATCAGTATTATGCTGGATGGTGCGGGTTATCTCCACGTTGCCTGGGATCACCATAATGGACGCTTGCGCTATGCACGCAGCACGACGCCCGGCTCGCTCGAGCTCAGTCCGGAACTCGCGATGATTGGACGTGATGAACGTGCGGTAACGTATCCGGAATTTTTTCGGATGCCGAACGGAAATTTATTGTTTTTCTATCGCGATGGTGGATCCGGATCGGGAAATTTAGTGATCAATAACTACGACCTGAACCGTATGGCGTGGTCGCGCGTACATACCAATTTGATAAATGGTGAAGGCAAACGTAATGCCTATTGGCAAGCTTATGTGGATGATCAAGGCACGGTGCATGTCTCTTGGGTATGGCGCGAGAGTCCTGACGTAGCAAGCAACCACGATATGGCTTATGCCTGCTCAAAAGATGCTGGCGTAACCTGGCAAAATACGCAGGGCGTGGCATACGCATTGCCTATCACAGCTGCTACGGCCGAGTATGCTATGCGTATCCCGGAAAAAAGTGAACTAATCAATCAGACGGGCATGTCGGCCGATGAACGTGGCAATCCTTTTATAGCCACCTACTGGCGATCGGCCGGAACGACTATTCCGCAATACAAGATCATCTATTTTGCCGATGGAAAATGGAATACACGATCGCTTGATTTTCGATCGTCTTCATTTTCATTAAGTGGTCATGGTACGAAGGAAATTCCAATTTCGCGCCCGCAGTTGCTCGTGAAGGGGCATGGAAACCGCGCAGCGGTATGTGTGCTTTTCCGAGATAAAGAGCGGGGTAGCTTCGCGTCCGTTGTTCAATTAAAGCATATCAATGCCAAAAAATATAGCTTACTTGATATTTCCAAGCAATCTTTAGGTTCTTGGGAGCCAAGTTACGACACCGAGTTGTGGCGACGGAAAAAGCAGTTGGCGCTATTTGTCCAGCAAACCGAACAAAAAGATGGAGAGGGATTGTTGGAGGTGCCGCCTACAGCGGTTCGGGTTATTCAATGGACGCCTAAATTTTAA
- a CDS encoding DUF2264 domain-containing protein has protein sequence MNIQSALIIGLFSLLLSPCASKAQQQGDRAYWLYEMDRMARPVLQSLANDSLRIVMPQVTSKQVDNKAHRIQVQYVEILGRVLCGISPWLALEDGSAEEQALRKQYRDWTIQGLKNAVDSNARDFMRFDLGGQQLVDASFIAAAFVRCPWLWDQLDKPTQERLVNAIKTTRQFKPVFSNWLLFSAMNEAFLAKFGYDWDQMRVDYALRQLEQWYVGDAMYMDGPHYAYDYYNSFVIHPFLGAIMDVIEEKTKAYDTMFAQIKKRNQRYAIIQERLINSDGTFPPSGRSIIYRAAAFHHLADMARKKRLPEELQAGQVRGALTAVLRKTLESPSTYNNGWLTIGLYGDQPGLGDFYNNQGSPYLCSVIFLPLGLSAADDFWTAPELPWSAKKIWSGADAKKDYSIGF, from the coding sequence ATGAATATACAATCTGCACTTATTATTGGCCTCTTTTCGCTGTTGCTGTCTCCCTGCGCGAGCAAAGCACAACAGCAGGGCGATCGTGCCTACTGGCTGTACGAAATGGATCGGATGGCACGACCCGTATTACAATCGCTAGCCAACGATAGCTTGCGTATCGTGATGCCGCAAGTCACCTCGAAGCAAGTGGATAATAAAGCGCACCGTATCCAGGTGCAATATGTAGAAATTTTGGGCCGGGTGCTCTGTGGCATATCGCCCTGGCTGGCTTTAGAAGATGGTTCTGCCGAAGAGCAGGCATTGCGAAAACAATATAGAGATTGGACGATTCAAGGCTTAAAGAATGCTGTTGACAGTAATGCGCGTGACTTTATGCGGTTTGATTTGGGTGGGCAGCAGCTGGTTGACGCTTCTTTTATTGCAGCGGCTTTTGTGCGCTGTCCTTGGTTATGGGATCAGCTGGATAAACCTACGCAAGAACGATTGGTTAATGCCATAAAAACCACCCGGCAATTTAAACCTGTTTTTTCCAACTGGCTACTGTTTTCAGCTATGAATGAGGCTTTTCTCGCCAAGTTTGGTTACGATTGGGACCAAATGCGTGTAGACTATGCCCTTCGTCAACTCGAACAATGGTACGTAGGCGATGCTATGTATATGGACGGTCCGCATTATGCTTACGATTATTATAACAGTTTTGTCATCCATCCTTTTTTAGGGGCTATTATGGATGTAATCGAAGAGAAAACTAAAGCTTATGATACGATGTTTGCGCAAATCAAAAAGAGAAACCAGCGTTATGCCATTATACAAGAACGTTTGATCAATAGTGATGGAACTTTTCCACCATCTGGTCGGTCGATCATTTACCGCGCGGCAGCCTTTCATCATTTAGCCGATATGGCGCGCAAAAAGCGTTTGCCCGAAGAGCTTCAGGCAGGACAGGTGCGTGGCGCACTGACAGCCGTGCTGCGTAAGACGTTGGAAAGTCCGTCAACTTATAACAACGGCTGGTTGACCATTGGATTGTATGGTGACCAACCTGGTCTGGGTGATTTTTACAACAACCAAGGGAGTCCTTACCTGTGTTCGGTGATCTTTTTGCCGCTTGGGCTGTCAGCAGCAGACGATTTTTGGACAGCACCGGAACTTCCTTGGAGTGCCAAAAAGATTTGGAGCGGAGCCGATGCAAAAAAGGATTACAGTATAGGATTTTAA
- a CDS encoding glycoside hydrolase family 88/105 protein — protein sequence MYVKLIVCFLLFASTALGQQLTKKNVLSQLHAANGYWQAQHKPQVWSFWDQAAYHTGNMELYKLTKKKAYLAYSTAWAEHNAWKGAKSDNKQAWKYTYGETDDFVLFGDWQICFQTYIDLYNLDPKPHKIARAREVMEYQMQTPNSDYWWWADGLYMVMPVMTKLYKLTNNPLYLEKLHEYLTYADGIMYDADAALYYRDAKYVYPKHKSANGKKDFWARGDGWVFAGLAKVLQDLPKDDAHYASYVKRYKELAEAIVASQTADGYWTRSMLDPEHAPGRETSGTAFFTYGLLWGINNGYLDDARYEKAAKNGWNYLSEVALQKDGKVGYVQPIGEKAIPGQVVDANSTASFGVGAFLLAGVEMYRYLNR from the coding sequence ATGTACGTAAAGCTAATTGTTTGTTTTCTGTTGTTTGCCAGTACCGCTTTAGGGCAGCAACTCACAAAAAAGAATGTTCTGTCACAACTTCACGCGGCCAATGGCTATTGGCAAGCACAGCATAAACCCCAGGTATGGTCTTTCTGGGATCAAGCTGCCTATCACACAGGCAACATGGAGCTATATAAGCTAACGAAGAAAAAAGCATATTTAGCCTATTCCACAGCATGGGCAGAACATAATGCCTGGAAAGGTGCTAAATCAGATAATAAACAAGCGTGGAAATACACGTACGGCGAAACGGATGATTTTGTTTTATTCGGCGATTGGCAAATTTGTTTTCAAACGTATATTGATCTGTATAACTTAGATCCAAAGCCACATAAAATTGCGCGGGCTCGAGAGGTTATGGAATACCAAATGCAGACCCCAAATAGCGACTATTGGTGGTGGGCAGACGGTTTATACATGGTCATGCCTGTTATGACAAAGCTGTATAAGTTAACTAATAACCCGCTCTATCTCGAAAAACTGCATGAGTACCTCACGTATGCTGATGGTATTATGTATGATGCAGACGCAGCATTATACTACCGCGATGCAAAATATGTGTACCCAAAGCATAAGAGCGCAAATGGCAAAAAGGATTTTTGGGCGAGAGGTGATGGTTGGGTGTTCGCGGGGCTGGCCAAGGTGTTGCAAGATTTACCAAAAGATGATGCGCACTACGCAAGTTATGTAAAGCGATACAAAGAACTTGCCGAAGCGATTGTCGCTAGCCAAACGGCAGACGGTTACTGGACGCGAAGCATGCTAGACCCGGAGCATGCGCCGGGTCGCGAAACGAGTGGAACAGCCTTTTTTACTTATGGATTGCTTTGGGGAATTAATAATGGCTACTTGGATGATGCGCGCTATGAAAAGGCGGCAAAAAATGGCTGGAATTACTTAAGCGAGGTGGCTTTACAAAAGGATGGTAAAGTGGGCTACGTACAGCCCATTGGAGAGAAGGCTATACCCGGACAGGTGGTCGATGCTAATTCGACGGCTAGTTTTGGCGTCGGTGCTTTTTTGCTTGCCGGCGTAGAAATGTACCGCTACTTAAATCGCTAA
- a CDS encoding glycoside hydrolase family 127 protein, producing MLLFSSMSLRTLLCVLSISALGYLPLQAQMEKKMAYFDLRNVRLLPSPFKQAEEIDLTYLLEMDADRLLAPFRREAGLALVKPSYTNWENTGLDGHIGGHYLSALSLMYASTGDTRIKERLDYMIAGLQACQKANGDGYIGGVPGGKAIWTEIKQGNIHAGGFSLNGKWVPLYNIHKTYAGLRDAYLLTGNETAKDMLIQLTDWAIRLVAQLSDEQIQDMLRSEHGGLNETFADVAAITGIQKYLELARKFSHQTVLDPLLRQEDKLTGMHANTQIPKVLGFKRIADLADDQNWNVAVRYFWDNVVEQRSIAFGGNSVSEHFNPVNDFSKMIHSVEGPETCNTYNMLRLTKMLFQTDPQAKYLDYYEKALYNHILSTQHPEHGGFVYFTQIRPGHYRVYSQPHTSMWCCVGSGMENHGKYGEMIYAHTDEELFVNLFIPSRLQWKEKAVLIEQVNTFPHEPSTSFTIHPEQPVTFALRIRKPAWLSGEPQVFVNGQPYATAVSDSTYITIRRQWKKEDQVRISLPMSVHTEQLPDRSQYYSILYGPIVLAARTTDADVPGLLADDSRMGHVAQGRQLPLGELPILTSAPEDIPSLVTPISNKPLHFHLAGLQTGNKSTRMELEPFYQLHDSRYVMYWPQATADELKDRQQKQAQEERESLALAARTSDKVVCGEQQPESDHFIREEHSVAGAIEDVRWREAAENQGWFAYQLKKAKRKQAKLYIKFLEEDQQRLSEILINDKRLVLLQPEQGQGNIRTAIINLPKETVNDELVQIKIRGNDAQRSHKILEIRTLKN from the coding sequence ATGCTATTATTTTCGTCTATGTCGTTGAGAACTTTGCTTTGCGTATTGTCCATTTCCGCACTGGGTTATTTGCCTTTGCAGGCCCAAATGGAAAAGAAAATGGCCTACTTTGATTTGCGAAACGTTCGTCTATTACCCAGCCCTTTTAAGCAGGCCGAAGAGATTGATCTAACCTACTTGCTGGAAATGGACGCTGATAGACTTTTGGCGCCCTTTCGGCGAGAAGCAGGACTCGCTTTAGTAAAACCAAGCTATACCAACTGGGAAAATACTGGATTGGATGGACATATCGGCGGACACTACCTCTCTGCCCTATCGCTTATGTATGCCTCGACCGGCGATACCCGGATCAAAGAACGATTAGATTATATGATTGCTGGGCTGCAGGCTTGCCAAAAAGCAAATGGTGATGGCTATATCGGTGGTGTACCGGGCGGTAAAGCCATCTGGACGGAAATTAAACAAGGCAACATTCATGCGGGAGGATTTAGTTTGAACGGGAAGTGGGTGCCGCTGTATAACATCCATAAAACCTACGCCGGACTACGCGACGCGTATCTGTTGACGGGCAACGAAACCGCTAAAGACATGCTCATTCAATTAACCGACTGGGCGATCCGCCTGGTCGCGCAACTTTCGGACGAGCAGATTCAGGACATGTTGCGCAGCGAACACGGTGGTCTGAACGAAACCTTTGCCGATGTGGCAGCGATCACCGGAATTCAAAAGTACCTGGAGCTGGCGCGTAAATTTAGTCACCAAACCGTATTAGACCCGCTATTGCGTCAGGAAGATAAGTTGACAGGTATGCATGCGAATACGCAGATACCAAAAGTATTGGGCTTTAAACGTATTGCCGATCTTGCGGATGATCAAAACTGGAACGTAGCTGTGCGTTACTTTTGGGATAATGTGGTTGAGCAACGCTCTATCGCTTTTGGGGGGAACAGTGTGAGCGAACATTTTAATCCGGTCAACGATTTTTCGAAGATGATTCATAGTGTGGAAGGGCCTGAAACCTGTAATACGTATAACATGTTACGACTCACCAAAATGCTATTTCAAACCGATCCGCAAGCGAAATATCTCGATTATTACGAAAAAGCGTTGTACAACCATATTTTGTCCACACAACATCCGGAACATGGCGGCTTTGTCTATTTCACGCAAATCCGTCCGGGACATTACCGGGTTTACTCGCAGCCGCATACCAGCATGTGGTGCTGTGTGGGCTCTGGCATGGAAAATCATGGCAAATATGGCGAAATGATCTATGCACATACGGATGAGGAATTGTTTGTCAACCTGTTTATCCCTTCGCGCTTGCAGTGGAAGGAAAAAGCGGTGCTGATTGAGCAAGTGAATACTTTTCCCCATGAGCCATCAACAAGTTTTACGATTCACCCGGAGCAACCGGTGACGTTTGCCCTGCGTATCCGTAAGCCGGCCTGGCTCAGCGGCGAACCGCAGGTGTTTGTGAATGGGCAACCTTACGCTACAGCGGTTTCAGATAGTACGTATATCACTATTCGCCGCCAGTGGAAAAAAGAAGACCAGGTGCGCATTAGTTTACCAATGAGTGTACACACAGAGCAACTGCCTGATCGCAGCCAATACTACAGTATTTTATACGGCCCGATTGTTTTGGCGGCACGCACAACAGATGCGGATGTGCCGGGTTTACTGGCTGACGATAGCCGAATGGGACACGTAGCGCAAGGTCGGCAACTACCTTTGGGCGAACTGCCGATATTGACTTCTGCACCAGAAGACATCCCATCGTTGGTAACGCCGATCAGCAATAAACCGTTACATTTTCATTTAGCGGGTTTGCAAACTGGCAATAAAAGCACGCGTATGGAGCTGGAACCTTTTTACCAACTGCACGACAGCCGCTACGTGATGTATTGGCCACAGGCAACGGCAGACGAACTGAAAGATAGGCAACAAAAACAGGCACAGGAAGAGCGGGAAAGTTTAGCCTTAGCCGCACGTACGAGCGATAAAGTGGTATGTGGTGAGCAGCAGCCAGAATCGGATCATTTCATCCGTGAGGAGCATAGCGTTGCTGGCGCCATAGAAGATGTACGCTGGCGAGAAGCCGCCGAAAACCAAGGGTGGTTTGCCTATCAGCTAAAAAAAGCGAAACGCAAGCAGGCTAAATTGTACATCAAATTTTTGGAAGAAGATCAACAGCGGCTGAGCGAAATCCTGATCAATGACAAACGCCTTGTTCTTTTACAGCCCGAGCAAGGACAAGGTAACATCCGCACGGCGATCATCAACCTTCCGAAAGAAACGGTGAACGACGAGCTGGTCCAGATCAAAATTCGTGGTAACGATGCCCAGCGAAGCCACAAGATACTGGAAATCCGCACCTTAAAAAATTAG
- a CDS encoding hybrid sensor histidine kinase/response regulator transcription factor, with amino-acid sequence MLAQQIGITPLKIEKELPSLTIHRIFQDSDGFMWFGTAQGLSRFDAHNLLTFKLKNDAGNTVDDQNITAIAELGDNLFLATGNGLYTLNKRSYAIRPFPNKHLLGKRITAIMLDQQQNIWIGSSNAIYVFRPDFSLWKSYVHDQKDRYSMPEGTINTIFQDADGTIWMSVWSAGLHRLDVKKDRFQPFPKIGGRNNPFKIFQDDHKQLWIATWGDGLYRFNPTHKQDIYQPVIIKNKRRGQGNEELVYNIMQDRQKKYLWVLSFSGISTFAYTPDQQLKEIDIAPLFSNTSNIFNDLSQDKTGALWLSIGGKGISTISFDKPDISHMLFDQVKQLYGISPNINMLYQDASGNFWFNVERIGMGKIAAGTGIMTTYSNAQFKDLMSIRAVNCALDVDDDIWMGSSYEPTINVFQKAAGTIALREKIALRTWAPDSGVPLFFFKDRAGNVWIATATGVLVRRANDKLFQAIPGIKDQIVSISEDQSGHIWIATKGNGIFEFANGDFMRAAQQIGGDTPGIYTDQIETMAADQVGNLWIGTKDSRLLRYNTQQQKTTEIANTQLFSKNQLLDIVVLNNVIWLSSTRNIYKVYPGQNRIIEYSTEDGVQVSMFAKRAYTIDKRTGSIYFGGYNGVVAFHPSSFVPQHVPAVVVTDVKVNNVSSVLDADAGKFNIHARTLRLEPNDQHIEISFSALEFTHSDKIRFMYKLEGVDKEWVYAPRERLFATYNNLGKGTYRFLIKATDLNNQWSDVITELHIEKKPAFYESNLAYLLYFLAVAALLYYLVVFSLHRLKLRSDLRIAQIEKENANDLIQTKLSYFTNISHDLLTPLTIISCLIDDVQITTKKNLSQFEKMRQNLQRLKRLLQQILDFRRIENKQMALYVGANSLHSFIDELCNSYFSPLAKKKNIVFTVHADTEQDEAYFDADKMDKIIFNLLSNAFKYTERDGRIAVHYKTETRDNHVLLILQVTDSGIGIAPDQLDKVFTPFYTNRGARQGESNGIGLALTKELVEIHKGKLSVESEIGKGSCFTIVIPIDAASYTDADRQHLQPFDSALADTSLPAELSAPTVAQAKLDSLTLLLVEDNEDLRLTIYSVLARNYHVHLAAHGEEALAIIGKEEIDIIISDIMMPVMDGLTLCRNIKADPEINHIPVILLTAKNSMQDRVDCYQAGADGYLSKPFEIQVLEARIRSFVINKRVRQTDFKNNPQINISSLDYTPIDEQFLQKMIAIIEENLADDRFDVLILGDKLGLSKSTLYRKTKVLLDISPSEFIKNIRLKHACQLMDRDKSISVSEVAFATGFSDPRYFATCFKAAFNTTPSAYQRENAGKSS; translated from the coding sequence GTGCTGGCTCAACAAATTGGTATAACGCCGTTAAAAATTGAAAAAGAGTTACCTTCCCTTACGATACACCGTATTTTTCAAGACAGCGATGGCTTTATGTGGTTTGGTACTGCGCAAGGCCTTAGCAGGTTTGACGCGCACAACTTACTCACGTTTAAACTAAAAAACGACGCCGGGAATACGGTAGACGATCAAAATATTACGGCCATTGCTGAACTCGGCGATAACCTGTTTTTGGCGACCGGTAACGGGCTGTACACGCTAAATAAGCGGTCGTATGCAATCCGTCCTTTTCCCAACAAGCACTTACTGGGTAAGCGCATTACCGCGATTATGCTTGACCAACAGCAAAATATTTGGATAGGGAGCAGTAACGCGATCTATGTTTTTCGGCCAGATTTTAGCCTTTGGAAAAGCTACGTACATGATCAAAAAGATCGATACAGCATGCCGGAGGGCACCATCAATACTATTTTTCAGGATGCCGACGGAACTATTTGGATGAGCGTTTGGAGTGCCGGCTTGCACCGACTAGACGTCAAAAAAGATCGTTTTCAACCTTTTCCAAAAATCGGTGGTCGCAACAATCCGTTTAAAATTTTTCAGGACGACCATAAGCAGCTCTGGATTGCGACCTGGGGCGATGGGCTTTATCGCTTTAATCCCACGCACAAACAGGATATTTATCAACCGGTGATCATCAAAAATAAACGTCGCGGTCAGGGCAACGAAGAGCTGGTTTACAACATTATGCAAGACAGGCAAAAGAAATATCTCTGGGTGCTATCCTTCTCTGGTATTTCAACCTTTGCATACACGCCTGATCAGCAGTTGAAAGAGATCGACATAGCACCGCTATTTAGCAATACGTCCAATATTTTTAACGACCTTTCGCAGGACAAGACCGGCGCGCTTTGGCTTTCCATCGGCGGTAAAGGAATTTCTACGATCAGTTTTGATAAGCCTGACATTTCGCACATGTTGTTTGATCAGGTCAAGCAGCTTTATGGTATATCGCCCAATATCAACATGCTCTACCAAGATGCTTCGGGCAATTTTTGGTTTAACGTAGAGCGTATCGGGATGGGCAAAATAGCCGCGGGTACAGGTATCATGACGACCTATAGCAATGCGCAATTTAAAGATCTGATGTCTATACGGGCGGTCAACTGCGCGCTAGACGTAGATGACGATATTTGGATGGGCTCTTCGTACGAGCCAACGATCAATGTATTTCAGAAAGCTGCAGGTACTATCGCACTACGCGAAAAGATTGCTCTCCGAACATGGGCTCCTGATAGTGGCGTTCCTTTGTTTTTCTTCAAAGATCGTGCTGGGAACGTTTGGATAGCAACCGCGACGGGCGTACTGGTGCGAAGGGCGAACGACAAGCTTTTTCAAGCTATCCCCGGCATAAAAGACCAAATCGTGAGCATCAGCGAAGATCAATCTGGCCATATTTGGATTGCGACCAAAGGAAACGGCATTTTTGAGTTTGCGAACGGAGATTTTATGCGTGCTGCGCAGCAGATTGGCGGCGATACGCCGGGCATCTACACGGATCAAATCGAAACGATGGCCGCAGACCAGGTTGGTAACCTTTGGATTGGCACGAAAGATAGTCGCTTATTGCGTTACAACACGCAGCAACAAAAAACAACTGAAATTGCTAATACGCAGCTTTTTTCAAAAAACCAACTGCTAGACATCGTTGTATTAAACAACGTCATTTGGCTTTCGAGCACGCGTAACATTTATAAAGTTTACCCCGGACAAAACCGCATTATTGAATACTCCACCGAAGATGGTGTGCAGGTTAGTATGTTTGCTAAACGCGCCTATACCATCGATAAGCGCACGGGCAGCATCTATTTTGGCGGATACAATGGCGTTGTAGCCTTCCATCCTTCATCATTTGTGCCGCAGCATGTGCCCGCGGTGGTCGTTACCGATGTAAAAGTCAACAATGTATCGAGCGTGCTCGACGCCGATGCAGGAAAATTTAATATCCATGCGCGCACACTTCGCCTGGAGCCAAACGATCAACATATAGAAATCAGTTTCTCGGCATTGGAATTTACGCATTCTGATAAAATCAGGTTTATGTACAAATTGGAAGGTGTGGATAAAGAATGGGTGTATGCACCACGTGAACGCCTTTTTGCTACTTACAATAATCTCGGTAAAGGAACTTATCGCTTTTTGATTAAGGCTACCGACCTGAATAACCAATGGAGCGACGTGATCACCGAGCTGCATATCGAAAAGAAGCCGGCATTTTATGAAAGCAATCTGGCTTACCTGCTGTATTTCCTGGCTGTCGCGGCATTGCTCTATTATCTTGTGGTATTCTCGCTGCATCGCTTAAAATTGCGCAGCGATCTGCGGATTGCGCAGATTGAAAAAGAAAATGCAAACGACCTGATCCAAACGAAGCTGAGCTATTTTACCAATATTTCACACGATTTGCTTACACCGCTTACAATCATCTCCTGCCTGATTGATGATGTGCAAATCACCACCAAAAAAAACTTATCTCAGTTTGAAAAAATGCGTCAAAATCTACAGCGATTAAAGCGTCTGTTGCAGCAGATACTAGACTTTAGGCGTATTGAAAACAAACAGATGGCCTTGTATGTAGGTGCCAACTCGCTTCATAGCTTTATCGATGAGCTGTGCAACAGTTATTTTAGTCCGCTCGCCAAGAAAAAAAACATCGTCTTTACGGTACACGCTGACACCGAGCAGGATGAAGCTTATTTTGACGCGGATAAGATGGATAAAATTATTTTCAATCTCCTTTCAAATGCATTTAAGTATACCGAAAGAGATGGCCGTATAGCCGTTCATTACAAAACGGAAACCCGCGATAATCACGTTCTTTTGATACTTCAGGTAACCGATAGCGGAATAGGCATAGCGCCGGACCAGCTGGATAAGGTTTTTACGCCATTCTACACAAACCGAGGTGCCAGGCAAGGTGAAAGCAACGGTATTGGCTTAGCACTGACCAAAGAGCTTGTCGAAATTCATAAAGGTAAGCTAAGCGTGGAAAGCGAAATAGGTAAAGGTAGCTGCTTTACCATAGTTATTCCAATTGATGCGGCGAGCTATACAGATGCCGATCGGCAGCATTTGCAACCCTTCGATTCGGCGTTGGCAGATACATCATTGCCGGCAGAGCTGTCTGCACCAACGGTGGCGCAGGCTAAGTTGGACAGTTTAACGTTGCTTTTAGTGGAAGATAACGAAGATTTACGGCTCACGATATACAGTGTGCTTGCTAGAAATTACCATGTACACCTGGCCGCACATGGCGAAGAGGCATTGGCGATCATTGGTAAAGAAGAAATTGATATTATTATCAGTGATATTATGATGCCAGTGATGGACGGTCTTACGCTTTGCCGCAATATCAAAGCCGATCCAGAGATCAATCATATTCCGGTGATTTTGCTTACCGCAAAAAATAGCATGCAGGATCGGGTAGATTGTTATCAGGCAGGTGCGGATGGCTACCTCAGCAAACCTTTCGAAATACAAGTGCTGGAAGCACGCATCCGCAGCTTTGTGATCAATAAGCGCGTGCGGCAAACGGATTTTAAAAACAACCCGCAGATCAACATTTCGTCGCTGGATTACACGCCGATAGATGAGCAGTTTTTACAAAAGATGATTGCAATCATTGAAGAAAACTTAGCTGACGACCGCTTTGATGTGCTTATCCTGGGCGATAAACTGGGACTTTCAAAATCCACTCTTTACCGTAAAACCAAGGTCTTACTCGACATTTCACCAAGTGAGTTTATTAAAAATATCCGTTTAAAACACGCCTGTCAATTGATGGACAGGGATAAATCGATATCCGTCAGTGAGGTTGCGTTTGCGACCGGCTTTTCCGACCCGCGCTACTTTGCTACTTGCTTTAAAGCGGCCTTTAACACTACGCCATCCGCCTATCAGCGGGAAAATGCCGGCAAAAGCAGTTAA